From Peromyscus maniculatus bairdii isolate BWxNUB_F1_BW_parent chromosome 19, HU_Pman_BW_mat_3.1, whole genome shotgun sequence, the proteins below share one genomic window:
- the Pou4f3 gene encoding POU domain, class 4, transcription factor 3 has translation MMAMNAKQPFGMHPVLQEPKFSSLHSGSEAMRRVCLPAPQLQGNIFGSFDESLLARAEALAAVDIVSHGKNHPFKPDATYHTMSSVPCTSTSPTVPISHPAALTSHPHHAVHQGLEGDLLEHISPTLSVSGLGAPEHSVMPAQIHPHHLGAMGHLHQAMGMSHPHAVAPHSAMPACLSDVESDPRELEAFAERFKQRRIKLGVTQADVGAALANLKIPGVGSLSQSTICRFESLTLSHNNMIALKPVLQAWLEEAEAAYREKNSKPELFNGSERKRKRTSIAAPEKRSLEAYFAIQPRPSSEKIAAIAEKLDLKKNVVRVWFCNQRQKQKRMKYSAVH, from the exons ATGATGGCCATGAACGCCAAGCAGCCTTTCGGCATGCACCCCGTACTGCAAGAACCCAAATTCTCCAGCCTGCACTCCGGCTCTGAGGCCATGCGCCGAGTTTGTCTCCCAGCCCCGCAG CTGCAGGGTAATATATTTGGAAGCTTTGATGAGAGCCTGCTGGCACGCGCAGAAGCTCTGGCGGCGGTGGATATCGTCTCCCACGGCAAGAACCATCCGTTCAAGCCCGACGCCACCTACCATACCATGAGCAGCGTGCCCTGCACGTCCACCTCGCCCACGGTGCCCATCTCCCACCCGGCTGCACTCACCTCGCACCCGCACCACGCGGTGCACCAGGGCCTCGAGGGCGACTTATTGGAGCACATCTCGCCCACGCTGAGCGTGAGCGGCCTGGGGGCCCCGGAGCACTCGGTGATGCCTGCGCAGATCCACCCGCATCATCTAGGCGCCATGGGCCACTTGCACCAGGCCATGGGCATGAGTCACCCGCATGCCGTAGCGCCTCACAGTGCCATGCCTGCGTGTCTCAGCGACGTGGAGTCAGACCCTCGAGAGCTGGAAGCCTTCGCCGAGCGCTTCAAGCAGAGGCGCATCAAGTTGGGGGTAACCCAGGCGGACGTGGGCGCGGCTTTAGCCAATCTCAAGATCCCTGGCGTGGGTTCACTCAGCCAGAGCACCATCTGCAGGTTCGAATCTCTCACCCTGTCGCACAACAACATGATCGCGCTCAAGCCGGTCCTCCAGGCCTGGCTGGAGGAGGCGGAGGCCGCCTACCGAGAGAAGAATAGCAAGCCGGAGCTCTTCAACGGCAGTGAGCGTAAGCGCAAACGCACGTCCATCGCGGCTCCAGAGAAGCGCTCACTTGAAGCCTATTTTGCTATCCAGCCACGTCCTTCATCCGAGAAGATCGCGGCCATCGCTGAGAAACTGGACCTTAAAAAGAATGTGGTGAGGGTCTGGTTCTGTaaccagagacagaaacagaagcgAATGAAGTACTCGGCGGTCCACTGA